In a genomic window of Arcticibacter tournemirensis:
- a CDS encoding sulfite exporter TauE/SafE family protein, producing MPDIHTVFLICIGFFIIAALYSSAGFGGGSSYLALLSLFIGDFSAIKTAALFCNLVVVAGSSYLFMKNGYFDKKKFLPLAICSIPAAFVAATIHLSQKSFFICLGSVLTLSGLLLIMQLYTQTRPAEPGLGNRVSSLPVNAVLGAAAGFLSGLVGIGGGILLSPVLNLMSWDTPKKIAALASFFILVNSIAGLAGQASGGTFTFNIQLMLPLLTAVFLGGQVGTRLSLKIVRPGLLKALTGVLVAYIGVKLVLKYTNGIDV from the coding sequence ATGCCCGACATTCACACTGTTTTTCTGATCTGCATCGGCTTTTTTATTATCGCTGCATTATATTCTTCAGCCGGCTTTGGTGGAGGGTCAAGTTACCTTGCATTGCTGTCCCTTTTTATAGGTGATTTTTCGGCTATTAAAACAGCTGCTCTGTTCTGTAATCTGGTAGTTGTTGCTGGCAGTTCGTACCTCTTTATGAAAAATGGTTATTTCGATAAAAAGAAATTTCTTCCCCTGGCTATCTGTAGTATTCCTGCGGCTTTTGTAGCTGCCACTATTCACCTTAGCCAGAAGTCCTTTTTCATTTGTCTGGGAAGTGTGCTTACGCTGTCGGGATTATTACTCATCATGCAACTGTATACACAAACCCGGCCGGCTGAACCGGGATTGGGTAACCGTGTCTCCTCCTTGCCAGTCAATGCGGTACTTGGCGCAGCTGCGGGATTTCTTTCAGGACTTGTGGGTATCGGGGGAGGAATTCTTCTGTCGCCTGTACTCAACTTAATGAGCTGGGATACTCCGAAAAAGATTGCTGCGCTTGCGAGTTTTTTTATTCTTGTGAATTCTATAGCCGGGCTGGCCGGGCAGGCGAGCGGAGGAACCTTTACGTTTAATATACAGCTGATGCTGCCGCTGCTTACCGCTGTTTTTCTTGGTGGACAGGTTGGTACCAGGCTCAGTCTTAAAATAGTAAGACCAGGGCTGCTAAAGGCGCTGACAGGGGTACTGGTTGCTTATATTGGAGTAAAACTGGTGTTAAAATACACTAACGGAATTGATGTATAA
- the moaC gene encoding cyclic pyranopterin monophosphate synthase MoaC, translating to MNDEKQVFTHIDEASGYPVMVNVSDKAVTKRSATARCIILPGKEIMKHLNGGDINTKKGPVFQTAIIAGIMAAKKTSDLIPLCHPLALEDCKITINVNSADEVVVECTAVITSKTGVEMEALTGVTVAALTIYDMCKAFSHDIVIKETKLIAKSGGKSEYKRSEA from the coding sequence ATGAATGATGAGAAACAGGTCTTTACTCATATTGACGAAGCCAGCGGATATCCGGTAATGGTAAATGTGAGTGATAAAGCTGTTACGAAACGCAGTGCGACGGCCAGATGTATTATCCTGCCTGGAAAAGAGATAATGAAGCATCTTAACGGTGGAGACATAAACACGAAGAAAGGTCCCGTTTTTCAGACAGCTATCATAGCAGGTATTATGGCTGCAAAAAAAACATCCGACTTAATACCTCTGTGTCATCCACTGGCTTTGGAAGATTGTAAAATCACCATTAACGTGAATAGTGCCGACGAAGTGGTTGTCGAATGCACTGCAGTAATTACCTCTAAAACGGGAGTTGAAATGGAAGCTCTAACAGGGGTGACGGTTGCAGCACTTACCATATACGATATGTGTAAAGCTTTTTCGCACGATATCGTTATTAAAGAGACAAAACTCATTGCTAAGAGCGGAGGAAAAAGTGAATATAAGAGAAGCGAAGCTTAA
- the moaA gene encoding GTP 3',8-cyclase MoaA — protein MEKRTLTDKYGRQLNYLRLSVTDRCNFRCYYCMPEEGMDFAARKDLLSYDELLFLSEIFCDLGVSKIRITGGEPFVRHGIMPFLGELSTLPGLEEITVTTNGTLSFEYIALLKKAGIRKINVSIDSLDRARFFQITRRDNFDSVYSCILRLLSDGFEVKLNCVISAAKNVEDIIPFVELTRDYPLRVRFLEEMPFNGSSEFDVLNWNHRSIYNYIAGNYPEIIRLENEPHSTSENYRIPAYKGSFGIIASFSRTFCGTCNRIRLSATGELRTCLYGPPATNLRDLLRDGATRSEIEDALLLAVSQRAKDGFEAEDRNVKTLKESMSVLGG, from the coding sequence ATGGAGAAAAGGACATTGACAGACAAATATGGGCGGCAACTAAATTATCTGAGGTTATCTGTAACCGACCGTTGTAACTTCAGGTGTTACTATTGTATGCCTGAAGAGGGAATGGATTTTGCGGCGAGAAAGGACCTGCTTTCCTATGATGAGCTGTTATTTCTTTCGGAAATATTCTGTGATCTGGGGGTTTCCAAAATCAGGATTACCGGGGGGGAGCCTTTTGTAAGACATGGTATAATGCCGTTCTTAGGAGAGCTGAGTACGCTGCCGGGACTTGAAGAAATTACAGTGACCACCAACGGTACTTTGTCGTTTGAATACATTGCACTGCTGAAGAAAGCCGGGATCCGGAAAATAAATGTGAGTATTGATTCCCTCGACCGGGCGCGTTTTTTTCAGATCACGAGACGGGACAACTTCGATTCTGTTTACTCTTGCATTCTCAGGCTTCTTTCCGACGGCTTCGAGGTAAAGCTGAATTGTGTTATCTCGGCAGCAAAAAATGTGGAAGATATCATTCCGTTTGTTGAACTGACGAGGGATTATCCTCTCAGAGTGCGGTTTCTGGAAGAGATGCCTTTTAACGGAAGCAGCGAGTTCGACGTGCTAAACTGGAACCATCGTAGTATATATAATTACATAGCAGGTAATTATCCGGAAATCATAAGGCTGGAGAATGAACCCCATTCCACTTCGGAGAATTACAGGATTCCGGCTTACAAAGGATCGTTCGGTATTATTGCCTCTTTCAGCAGGACGTTTTGTGGTACCTGTAACAGGATACGCCTGTCGGCAACAGGAGAATTAAGGACTTGCCTTTATGGCCCTCCAGCAACGAATCTTCGCGATCTGTTAAGGGACGGGGCGACACGATCGGAGATAGAGGATGCTCTTTTGCTGGCGGTATCCCAACGCGCTAAAGATGGCTTCGAAGCCGAAGACCGGAATGTAAAAACGCTGAAAGAATCAATGTCGGTATTGGGGGGCTAA
- a CDS encoding YMGG-like glycine zipper-containing protein, producing the protein MKTIITMFALAVALTGCSNNDKANNTQAYRDSIKKAVQDSIKLDSFQRAEVQAKEKARIDSLAEVKAASQAAAARRTYASRRSSGSVHPVVQSDYYEQTAPRKKGWSAAAKGAAIGAGAGAVTGILVDKKDARGAIIGGVVGAGTGYVIGRQKDKQTGRAQ; encoded by the coding sequence ATGAAAACTATAATAACAATGTTCGCATTAGCTGTTGCATTAACAGGATGCAGTAATAATGACAAGGCAAATAACACACAGGCGTACCGTGATTCGATAAAAAAAGCGGTGCAGGACAGTATCAAGCTGGATAGCTTCCAGAGGGCTGAAGTTCAGGCGAAGGAAAAAGCAAGAATAGATTCCTTAGCTGAAGTGAAAGCTGCAAGTCAGGCTGCCGCCGCCAGACGTACATATGCCAGTCGCCGTTCATCAGGAAGTGTCCACCCAGTAGTACAAAGTGACTACTACGAACAGACAGCTCCCAGGAAAAAAGGATGGAGCGCAGCGGCTAAAGGCGCCGCCATCGGAGCGGGTGCTGGTGCAGTAACCGGTATTCTGGTGGATAAGAAAGACGCACGTGGAGCTATAATTGGCGGTGTTGTCGGAGCTGGTACTGGTTATGTTATCGGTCGTCAAAAAGACAAACAAACTGGAAGGGCTCAATAA
- a CDS encoding NTP transferase domain-containing protein, which yields MNIREAKLKGLILSGGRSTRMGRDKGSISYHGKSQREYLRELLVPFCQEVFISCNKEQIHDLDGFAVIEDSVEGQGPMIGILSAFQQDPGVAWLTVACDLPFLTQKTVDHLVTHRNASKLATAFHNPETGFPEPLITIWEPEARQSLLDFREAGYLCPRKVLINSDIELLEAVDKEELRNVNHAHEYETVIKKLEERAIFNKAF from the coding sequence GTGAATATAAGAGAAGCGAAGCTTAAGGGGCTGATCCTCTCAGGAGGAAGAAGCACGAGAATGGGGCGGGATAAAGGCTCCATTTCGTATCATGGTAAAAGTCAGCGAGAATATCTTCGCGAGCTTCTTGTTCCGTTTTGCCAGGAAGTTTTCATTTCCTGCAATAAGGAGCAAATACACGATCTTGATGGCTTTGCTGTGATAGAGGATAGCGTAGAAGGCCAGGGCCCGATGATCGGGATATTGTCGGCTTTTCAGCAGGATCCGGGCGTGGCCTGGCTTACGGTTGCCTGTGATCTTCCCTTTCTCACTCAGAAAACGGTAGATCATCTCGTTACGCACCGGAATGCATCGAAATTAGCAACTGCTTTTCACAATCCGGAAACAGGTTTCCCCGAACCCCTTATTACCATCTGGGAGCCGGAGGCACGGCAATCGCTTCTTGATTTTCGGGAAGCCGGATACTTATGTCCCAGAAAAGTGCTGATTAACTCAGATATCGAACTTCTGGAAGCCGTGGATAAAGAAGAGTTAAGAAACGTAAATCATGCTCATGAGTATGAAACGGTCATAAAAAAGCTGGAAGAGAGAGCTATCTTTAACAAGGCGTTTTAA
- a CDS encoding HesA/MoeB/ThiF family protein — protein MDNAKFKMNDDDTRYTRQIRLKGFGPAAQDKLKAASVLVVGAGGLGIPVLQYMVGMGIGRIVIADGDRISVSNLQRQVLYSTPEVGQLKAEVAAKKLAELNPLVKIEWHPWMLTPENALSLIEAVDLVVDATDNFASRYLINDACVIAGKPFIYGAVQQYEGQLSVFNYQGGPTYRCLYPEQPSPGEVPDCNEAGVLGIVPGIVGSLQALEAVKVITGIGRTLSGSLKIVDFLSGNEYKVRLKASPENQNIDRLRDSYEFACQTVNDLSPQNLHEWYLEGKKFLLVDVRETFEYESGHLMHAFSVPLAQLNKFEMELPANVPLVTFCQMGGRSLKAAEILQQRKNTKVYNLRGGMESWMSHFNDEFIEY, from the coding sequence ATGGACAATGCGAAATTCAAAATGAACGATGATGATACGAGATACACCCGGCAGATCCGCCTTAAGGGGTTTGGCCCGGCGGCACAGGATAAGCTAAAGGCTGCTTCTGTGCTTGTGGTGGGAGCCGGGGGACTGGGCATCCCTGTTCTTCAGTACATGGTGGGTATGGGTATTGGCCGGATCGTTATTGCGGATGGAGATCGCATCAGCGTTAGTAATTTACAGCGGCAGGTTCTCTACTCCACTCCGGAAGTAGGGCAGCTAAAGGCAGAAGTGGCTGCGAAGAAGCTGGCAGAATTGAATCCGCTGGTAAAGATCGAATGGCATCCCTGGATGCTTACACCTGAGAATGCCTTAAGTTTGATCGAAGCTGTTGATCTTGTAGTGGATGCCACTGATAATTTTGCGAGTCGTTATCTTATTAATGATGCTTGTGTTATTGCCGGCAAGCCCTTTATTTATGGGGCCGTTCAGCAGTATGAAGGCCAGCTAAGTGTTTTTAATTACCAGGGCGGGCCTACTTATCGCTGTCTTTATCCCGAACAGCCGTCGCCCGGGGAAGTGCCAGACTGTAACGAAGCCGGCGTACTTGGTATAGTGCCCGGTATCGTCGGATCTTTACAAGCCCTGGAGGCCGTTAAAGTGATTACAGGCATAGGCAGGACTCTTTCCGGCAGCCTTAAGATTGTTGATTTTTTAAGTGGTAATGAATATAAGGTCAGGCTGAAGGCCAGCCCTGAAAATCAGAATATTGATCGTTTGCGGGATAGTTATGAGTTTGCTTGTCAAACGGTAAATGACTTATCCCCGCAGAACCTGCATGAATGGTACCTGGAAGGTAAAAAATTTCTACTGGTGGACGTGAGGGAAACTTTCGAATATGAAAGCGGACATCTCATGCATGCATTTTCCGTTCCTCTGGCTCAGTTAAACAAATTTGAAATGGAATTGCCTGCAAATGTTCCCCTGGTAACGTTTTGCCAGATGGGAGGGAGAAGCCTTAAAGCAGCGGAAATCTTGCAGCAGAGAAAAAACACAAAGGTTTATAACCTCCGGGGCGGAATGGAAAGCTGGATGAGCCATTTTAATGATGAATTTATAGAATATTGA
- a CDS encoding molybdenum cofactor biosynthesis protein MoaE: MEQININKAYRHLQANGAGGINVFVGTVRDHANGKTVVGLEFEAYVPMALKEMKRIAELACEKWPLERVVIQHVTGMKEPGEAVVVTGASSAHRDASFEACRFLIDELKKSVPIWKKEYYEDNSIWVNAHP, encoded by the coding sequence GTGGAACAAATAAATATAAACAAGGCTTATCGGCATTTACAGGCAAATGGCGCCGGCGGTATTAACGTTTTTGTGGGTACTGTAAGAGACCACGCCAACGGCAAAACTGTCGTAGGACTTGAATTTGAGGCCTATGTACCTATGGCTCTGAAAGAAATGAAGCGGATAGCTGAACTAGCCTGTGAAAAATGGCCGCTTGAAAGGGTAGTCATTCAGCATGTAACAGGAATGAAAGAGCCGGGTGAAGCGGTAGTTGTTACCGGTGCTTCCTCGGCTCACAGAGACGCATCTTTCGAGGCCTGCCGTTTTTTGATCGACGAGCTTAAAAAGAGCGTTCCTATCTGGAAAAAAGAATACTACGAAGACAACAGCATTTGGGTAAATGCACATCCCTGA
- a CDS encoding D-alanyl-D-alanine carboxypeptidase/D-alanyl-D-alanine-endopeptidase produces the protein MKNMFAVRSGCLFILVLLSISAAAQKISARKIRKLVEKSEILKDHFTGFALYDQDKNKMIYELNADKHFIPASNTKLFTFYTALNMIGDSIPGLRYVHKGDSLIFWGTGDPSLLHTYLKSTRVYEFLKNSPEKLFYAPGNYSGDIFGRGWPLDNYNDYYQAEITALPLEDNVAIVFADKNRELQIRPSYLKRFLRQDAAFRPGSFTVVRKVFGNEFIYPAMPVPAGFKQEIPWKTSTALTLALLQDTLKKSIGIVDTPMPSAASVIYSMPSDSVYRRMLLVSDNFIAEQLLLTCSSLLGSTLSTDSVIAYSRKNFLNDLPDTLQWVDGSGLSRHNLFTPRSVVFLLNKIRDKVGNEERLHSLLPAGGVTGTLRLAYKTDNGLPFVWAKTGSLSNNHNQSGYLVTRKGRKLSFSFMNNNFVRPTSEIRAEMVRVITEIHNRF, from the coding sequence ATGAAGAACATGTTTGCTGTACGATCCGGCTGCCTTTTTATCTTAGTTCTACTGAGTATTTCCGCGGCGGCTCAAAAGATCAGCGCACGAAAGATCAGGAAACTGGTGGAGAAGTCAGAGATCCTTAAGGACCACTTCACCGGCTTCGCGTTATATGACCAGGACAAAAACAAAATGATCTATGAGTTGAATGCCGACAAGCACTTTATCCCTGCCTCTAACACGAAGCTGTTTACTTTTTATACGGCGCTGAATATGATCGGGGACTCTATCCCCGGCCTTCGGTATGTTCATAAAGGCGATTCATTGATCTTTTGGGGAACGGGAGATCCTTCCTTGCTTCATACTTATTTGAAATCCACCCGCGTTTACGAATTTTTAAAAAATAGCCCGGAGAAACTTTTTTATGCTCCAGGAAATTACTCCGGAGACATTTTTGGAAGAGGCTGGCCGTTGGACAATTATAACGATTATTACCAGGCCGAGATAACAGCCCTTCCGTTAGAGGATAATGTAGCCATTGTGTTTGCAGATAAAAATAGAGAGCTGCAGATAAGGCCGTCGTATCTTAAGAGATTTCTGAGACAGGATGCGGCCTTTCGCCCCGGCTCTTTTACAGTCGTACGTAAGGTTTTCGGTAATGAATTTATATATCCCGCAATGCCTGTGCCCGCCGGTTTCAAACAGGAAATTCCCTGGAAAACCAGTACCGCACTAACTCTTGCCTTGCTTCAGGATACGTTGAAAAAATCGATTGGTATAGTCGATACTCCAATGCCATCAGCTGCTTCCGTGATATATAGTATGCCGTCGGACTCGGTTTACCGGCGAATGCTTCTGGTTAGTGATAATTTCATTGCAGAACAACTGTTGCTTACCTGTTCGTCTCTGCTTGGGAGTACACTGAGTACGGATTCTGTAATCGCATATAGCAGAAAGAATTTCTTGAACGATCTTCCCGATACTCTCCAATGGGTAGATGGTTCGGGCCTGTCCAGACATAATTTGTTTACTCCCCGCTCGGTTGTTTTTCTTTTAAATAAAATAAGAGATAAAGTTGGCAATGAAGAAAGACTCCATTCTTTACTACCGGCAGGGGGAGTAACCGGAACTCTTCGCCTTGCCTATAAAACCGACAACGGGCTTCCCTTCGTGTGGGCCAAAACGGGCTCTTTGTCAAATAACCATAACCAGAGCGGGTATCTTGTTACGCGGAAAGGAAGAAAGTTGAGCTTCTCTTTTATGAATAATAATTTTGTGAGGCCGACGTCGGAAATAAGAGCCGAAATGGTAAGGGTAATTACGGAGATTCATAACAGATTCTAA
- a CDS encoding mandelate racemase/muconate lactonizing enzyme family protein yields the protein MIFTSFEIYKYSIPIEPFVIATGTMYYAQNVFVRAHTDAGITGVGECSAFPMIVGETQATCFEMAKDFAAIWKGKDATDIEARLNELDLYAAGNYTAKSAFDMLLYDLAAKKAGMPLCQFLGGRKRTITTDLTIGIDTPEAMAAKALEYTGRGVAIIKVKLGKQPIEDIERVKQIRRAVGPQTELRADANQGWTFDEAVYALKALAEYDVRFCEQPMRKWDDQLLPELGRISPVPIMADESVYTHHDAKRIIENKAASYINIKFAKSGGIREAIKINEVAEINGVQCMIGSMLESRLALTANVHFAMAHKNVVFFDLDTCLLGQLEDPVLGGVEYAGMDLHVTDAPGIGADVDQSYLDKCVAVII from the coding sequence GTGATATTTACATCTTTCGAAATCTACAAATATTCTATCCCGATAGAGCCCTTTGTAATAGCAACCGGAACTATGTACTATGCCCAGAATGTATTCGTCAGGGCTCATACTGATGCTGGGATAACGGGGGTTGGAGAATGTTCTGCTTTTCCAATGATTGTTGGAGAGACACAGGCGACATGTTTTGAGATGGCAAAGGACTTTGCGGCTATCTGGAAAGGAAAAGATGCCACGGATATTGAGGCCAGGCTGAACGAGCTTGATCTGTATGCCGCCGGCAACTATACAGCCAAAAGTGCTTTTGATATGCTGCTTTACGATCTGGCTGCAAAAAAAGCAGGTATGCCCCTGTGTCAGTTTTTAGGAGGCCGGAAACGAACCATCACCACCGATCTTACGATCGGTATTGACACTCCTGAAGCGATGGCTGCTAAAGCGCTTGAATACACCGGTCGTGGTGTTGCGATCATTAAGGTAAAGCTTGGCAAACAGCCCATCGAAGATATTGAGCGGGTTAAACAAATACGGAGGGCGGTTGGTCCCCAAACAGAACTTAGGGCAGATGCTAATCAGGGCTGGACCTTCGATGAAGCAGTTTATGCTTTAAAGGCGCTGGCTGAGTATGATGTTCGCTTTTGCGAGCAACCTATGCGTAAATGGGATGATCAGCTTCTGCCTGAACTTGGCAGGATCTCACCGGTCCCCATTATGGCCGACGAGAGTGTGTATACCCATCATGATGCAAAAAGGATTATTGAAAATAAAGCCGCATCATACATTAATATAAAGTTTGCGAAAAGCGGCGGCATTCGCGAGGCCATAAAGATAAATGAGGTGGCCGAAATTAACGGTGTACAATGTATGATCGGCAGTATGCTAGAGAGCCGCCTTGCCCTCACCGCCAATGTTCATTTTGCAATGGCGCATAAAAATGTTGTTTTTTTCGACCTCGATACCTGTTTGCTTGGACAATTGGAAGATCCTGTTTTAGGAGGAGTGGAGTACGCCGGGATGGATTTACATGTGACAGACGCTCCGGGTATAGGTGCAGATGTCGACCAGTCTTATCTGGATAAATGCGTTGCGGTAATTATATGA
- a CDS encoding aminotransferase class I/II-fold pyridoxal phosphate-dependent enzyme, whose amino-acid sequence MHYLERTPGRTALSGGKEYLFFSGYNYLGINAVPGFARLLQEGICKYGWLCSSARVSNTRFNIYEECEALLSDITGSEDTVLFPSGFSAGRAAIQVNDGEFFNAPGSHPAILKNKALQTDYNEWCRWFLSKINDDGNYGIAGFAGDSVNPLRAVVNDFSFLEEVQKEVTGIIDDSHGIGLIGDKGSGIHALLPAGALLEYIFTYSLSKAFGILGGAVSCSKEIAGRLRALPDYAAVTATLPAQMYAFVNGQEIYSEQREKLARNITYFSLCIKDIQGIQYHPELPMFILPEDMDEELLAGYGIIISSFAYPDPSGKKIKRLVLNALHTPRDLEYVAECLHLILSKG is encoded by the coding sequence ATGCATTATTTAGAGAGAACTCCAGGGCGTACAGCACTTTCAGGAGGTAAAGAATATCTGTTCTTTTCCGGGTATAATTATCTGGGAATAAATGCAGTTCCAGGATTCGCCCGTTTGTTACAGGAAGGTATTTGTAAATATGGATGGCTATGTTCTTCTGCGAGGGTCTCCAATACCCGTTTTAATATTTATGAGGAATGTGAAGCACTTCTATCAGACATAACCGGGTCTGAAGATACGGTTCTTTTCCCTTCAGGGTTTAGCGCTGGCCGTGCTGCGATTCAGGTGAACGATGGCGAGTTCTTCAACGCCCCCGGCTCACATCCCGCCATTTTAAAGAATAAGGCATTGCAAACAGATTATAATGAATGGTGCCGTTGGTTCCTCAGTAAAATAAACGATGACGGCAATTATGGAATTGCTGGTTTTGCGGGAGATTCAGTAAATCCATTAAGGGCTGTTGTAAATGACTTTTCGTTTTTAGAAGAAGTTCAAAAAGAAGTAACAGGGATCATTGATGATTCACACGGGATTGGATTAATAGGAGATAAGGGTTCGGGAATACATGCATTATTGCCGGCCGGAGCATTGCTTGAATATATCTTTACATATTCGCTTTCAAAAGCCTTCGGTATCCTCGGGGGAGCTGTAAGTTGTTCAAAAGAAATTGCGGGACGCTTAAGAGCTTTGCCGGACTATGCTGCCGTCACGGCTACCTTGCCTGCACAGATGTACGCTTTTGTCAATGGGCAGGAGATATATTCAGAGCAAAGGGAGAAGCTTGCCCGGAATATAACCTACTTTTCTTTATGCATAAAGGATATACAGGGCATTCAATATCATCCTGAACTGCCGATGTTTATATTACCCGAAGATATGGACGAGGAACTTCTCGCCGGATACGGTATTATTATTTCATCGTTTGCGTACCCTGATCCTTCCGGAAAGAAAATCAAACGATTAGTATTGAACGCTTTGCATACCCCAAGGGATCTGGAGTATGTAGCTGAATGTTTACACCTGATTTTATCCAAAGGTTAA
- the moaD gene encoding molybdopterin converting factor subunit 1, translated as MEVLLFGITRDIVGSDKISIASEESPETVAHLKEWLEQRYGGLSALRSLAVAVDNEYADDSTALTSSMEVALIPPVSGG; from the coding sequence ATGGAGGTATTATTATTCGGCATCACAAGGGATATCGTCGGCAGCGATAAGATCTCTATAGCTTCTGAGGAGAGCCCTGAAACGGTGGCCCACTTGAAGGAATGGTTAGAACAGCGATACGGGGGCTTAAGTGCTTTAAGGTCGTTGGCCGTAGCTGTTGACAATGAATATGCTGATGATTCGACGGCTTTGACCTCTTCGATGGAAGTGGCTCTTATTCCCCCTGTTAGCGGAGGTTGA